From the Coffea arabica cultivar ET-39 unplaced genomic scaffold, Coffea Arabica ET-39 HiFi ptg000200l, whole genome shotgun sequence genome, one window contains:
- the LOC113719058 gene encoding uncharacterized protein, whose translation MEPPPLSAPPIATGAPPAPPQTTTVTSYADSVESSPRSRNTDSWDEPPYGPTATTNTNTTAAHPTSTATAAAKLRFMCSYGGHIVPRPHDKSLCYVGGDTRIILVDRQTTLSDLCLRLSKTLLSGKSFSLKYQLPNEDLDSLISVTTDEDLENMVDEYDRLNSSANPASKTSRLRLFIFPCNLDSETSSSIESLLENSSKSNEWFFNALNWNTTASCKVRGFSETSSVNCLLGLDDAAASVENHSAVKDVGDAQLDASLSGKSEGGRSGKGINNNNNNNLTSNVTNNSNVGQDVHSVPDSPMLETSSSFGSTSSSPSMANLPPIKVHSEEGINQKGVVGLGIEEQFSQLNVGVGLNNVQKQEEGGFVAGVATVPPAVAAPGTVLSGLPVMVGGEYPNRVISDDERSEQGVPVGFRKAPQVQQYQQQVPQLQPQPQTTQFQQSKAIGVVDLPSPDSVSSDGSVTNPLSRQKPMMHHEPMVQIQPGNGRNPCNQIDLKAGDFNGRVPMPQHLQDSGYVLQSQFDQYQQLHQQQQFVPTSNQYMHHHPGAVPMYYYSIYPPQQLGHTPGLEHQYPLHFMPSRQPQAYNLPLQQPSYSEPTPSAPSSRPQTPPAAMVPPTAFNPASNATTASKPEMTAGVYRTPAPAAPHMVQVPSSQTPQYAGYSQIHHPSQSIAPSSAATGNYSYEFADPTHAQIYYTQPLAPQLASAQYQTMTSAAQVKFSEASAQLPTESIKQQVRTTQP comes from the exons ATGGAGCCCCCACCACTTTCTGCTCCACCCATCGCCACCGGAGCACCACCAGCTCCTCCACAAACTACCACCGTCACTAGCTATGCCGATTCAGTTGAGTCCTCTCCTCGCTCCCGAAACACAGACTCCTGGGATGAACCCCCATATGGCCCCACAGCCACTACGAACACCAACACCACTGCCGCTCATCCCACATCCACCGCAACCGCCGCCGCAAAGCTCCGGTTCATGTGTAGCTACGGCGGACACATAGTTCCCCGCCCACACGACAAGTCACTCTGCTATGTCGGCGGCGATACCCGAATCATCCTCGTCGACAGGCAAACCACCCTCTCCGACCTCTGCCTCCGCCTATCTAAAACCCTCCTCTCCGGGAAATCATTTTCGCTCAAGTACCAACTCCCAAATGAAGACCTCGACTCCCTCATCTCCGTCACAACCGATGAAGACCTCGAGAACATGGTGGATGAATACGACCGCCTCAATTCTTCCGCCAATCCGGCTTCCAAAACCTCCCGTCTTCGTCTGTTCATATTTCCGTGCAATTTAGACTCAGAAACGTCGTCCTCCATTGAATCCCTACTGGAAAATAGTTCGAAATCGAACGAGTGGTTTTTCAATGCTCTAAATTGGAATACCACCGCATCGTGTAAAGTACGCGGATTCTCCGAAACCTCGTCGGTTAATTGTTTGCTGGGTTTGGATGATGCCGCTGCAAGCGTGGAAAATCATTCAGCTGTCAAAGATGTAGGTGACGCCCAGCTGGATGCATCGTTGAGTGGCAAAAGTGAAGGTGGGAGAAGTGGAAAaggaattaataataataataacaataatttaacCAGTAATGTTACTAATAATAGTAATGTTGGGCAAGATGTGCACTCGGTGCCGGATTCTCCGATGCTGGAAACGTCGTCGTCTTTTGGGTCGACGTCGTCGTCGCCGTCGATGGCGAATTTGCCGCCGATAAAGGTTCACTCGGAGGAGGGGATTAATCAAAAAGGGGTGGTGGGGTTGGGAATTGAGGAGCAGTTTTCTCAATTGAATGTTGGGGTTGGGTTGAATAATGTCCAGAAGCAGGAGGAAGGGGGTTTTGTGGCGGGGGTGGCGACTGTGCCTCCGGCGGTGGCTGCGCCGGGAACGGTGCTTTCCGGATTGCCGGTAATGGTTGGTGGAGAGTATCCCAACAGGGTTATTTCGGACGATGAGAGATCGGAGCAGGGCGTGCCTGTTGGGTTCAGAAAGGCACCTCAGGTACAACAATACCAGCAGCAAGTACCTCAGTTACAGCCGCAGCCGCAGACTACCCAGTTTCAACAGAGTAAAGCAATTGGTGTTGTTGATTTGCCTTCACCGGATTCAGTCTCAAG TGATGGTAGCGTTACAAATCCATTGTCTCGGCAGAAGCCAATGATGCATCATGAACCGATGGTACAAATTCAACCTGGAAATGGTAGAAATCCATGTAATCAGATTGATCTTAAAGCTGGTGATTTCAATGGCAGAGTTCCGATGCCACAGCATTTACAGGACTCTGGTTATGTATTGCAAAGTCAATTTGATCAATATCAACAATTGCATCAACAGCAGCAATTTGTTCCTACCAGTAATCAATACATGCACCATCATCCTGGGGCAGTGCCAATGTATTATTACTCCATTTACCCTCCTCAGCAGTTAGGTCATACTCCTGGATTGGAGCATCAGTACCCATTACATTTCATGCCTTCTAGACAACCCCAAGCTTATAATTTGCCTCTGCAGCAACCAAGCTATAGTGAGCCTACACCTAGCGCCCCTTCTAGCCGACCCCAAACACCTCCTGCTGCTATGGTGCCTCCAACTGCTTTCAACCCTGCTTCAAATGCTACTACTGCTTCTAAACCTGAAATGACTGCAGGTGTGTACAGAACACCTGCTCCTGCTGCACCACATATGGTACAGGTCCCTTCCAGCCAAACTCCACAATATGCTGGCTATTCTCAGATTCATCATCCTTCACAATCAATTGCACCTTCTTCAGCTGCCACTGGCAATTATTCTTATGAATTTGCTGATCCTACGCATGCACAAATATATTATACTCAGCCTCTGGCTCCCCAGCTGGCTTCTGCCCAGTATCAAACGATGACATCAGCCGCTCAAGTGAAGTTTTCTGAAGCTTCTGCGCAGCTACCCACAGAGAGCATCAAACAACAAGTTAGAACAACTCAGCCGTGA